A section of the Flavobacterium sp. CG_23.5 genome encodes:
- a CDS encoding helix-turn-helix domain-containing protein, producing the protein MKIYIKNMVCNRCINVVKSEVEKIGLHAISVQLGEVLLSEDFKEGEKERLSKSLHELGFELLDDKTSITIERIKNLIVDMVHYQNTELKINLSHYLAEHLMQDYNTLSNLFSEVEGKTIEHYFITQKIERVKELLLYDEFTLSEIAIQLKYNDVAHLSNQFKKVTGLTPTYFKKAKEAIRFEIDKL; encoded by the coding sequence ATGAAGATTTATATCAAAAATATGGTATGCAATCGCTGTATAAATGTCGTGAAGTCCGAAGTTGAAAAAATTGGACTTCACGCTATTTCAGTTCAATTAGGCGAAGTACTACTTTCAGAAGATTTCAAGGAGGGCGAGAAAGAGCGATTGTCAAAAAGTTTGCACGAACTTGGTTTTGAATTATTAGATGATAAAACAAGTATAACTATTGAGCGGATTAAAAATCTGATTGTTGATATGGTACATTATCAAAATACCGAATTAAAAATCAATTTATCACATTATTTAGCGGAACACTTGATGCAAGATTATAACACATTAAGCAATCTGTTTTCTGAAGTGGAAGGGAAAACTATAGAACATTACTTTATTACTCAAAAAATTGAAAGAGTAAAAGAGTTGCTTCTGTATGATGAATTTACATTGAGCGAAATTGCTATTCAATTGAAATATAACGATGTAGCGCATTTGAGCAATCAGTTTAAAAAGGTAACGGGTTTGACGCCAACATACTTCAAAAAAGCAAAAGAAGCCATCCGATTCGAAATTGACAAATTATAA
- a CDS encoding heme-binding domain-containing protein, whose product MKIVIKRIIISGCVILLLLQFYQPVRNLDYGRVLPIHFNKTYNVPSNVNNILKTSCYDCHSNNTKYPWYSYIQPTRMFMDSHTTEGKENLNFSEFGNYSKRKQGNKLDRIIKQIKSDEMPLSSYTLIHRNAKLTIENKAVLIHWMERMRDSISIEN is encoded by the coding sequence ATGAAAATCGTTATCAAAAGAATAATAATTTCAGGTTGTGTTATTCTTTTGCTATTACAATTTTATCAACCCGTCCGTAATTTAGATTATGGACGGGTTCTACCAATTCATTTTAACAAAACATATAATGTTCCTTCAAATGTTAACAACATTTTAAAGACTTCCTGTTATGATTGTCACAGTAATAATACAAAATATCCTTGGTATTCCTATATTCAGCCAACGAGAATGTTTATGGATAGCCATACTACTGAAGGAAAAGAGAATTTAAATTTCAGTGAATTTGGTAATTATTCTAAACGAAAACAAGGGAATAAATTAGATAGAATTATCAAACAAATTAAATCAGATGAAATGCCATTGTCTTCTTATACCTTAATCCACAGAAATGCTAAACTCACTATAGAGAATAAAGCAGTATTGATACATTGGATGGAGCGAATGAGAGATAGTATTTCTATAGAAAATTAA
- a CDS encoding DUF3347 domain-containing protein has product MNTIKKLLMAVTLLLSITITNAQIKNAKTETIKIYGNCGMCKTTIEKAGNLKKVALVDWNKDTKMATLTYDSQKTNQDEILKRIALAGYDSEKFLAPDTAYNSLAGCCQYDREAKVAVKSETKTEMGTMENHSQHAMASESTMTVQKKENKLNPVFETYFSLKDGLVKTDGKMAAAKAKEVLNSLTAVNMNDLPMDVHMVWMKVMKDLMADAKSISETEDIKKQRTVFMGLSKNIYALIKVAKYETPVFYQFCPMADGGKGANWLSKDNAIKNPYYGSQMMSCGKTVETIK; this is encoded by the coding sequence ATGAACACAATAAAAAAATTATTGATGGCAGTTACACTATTGCTTTCAATCACAATAACTAATGCACAAATTAAAAATGCTAAAACAGAAACTATAAAAATTTATGGGAACTGCGGAATGTGCAAGACTACTATTGAAAAAGCGGGAAATCTTAAAAAAGTAGCGCTGGTAGATTGGAACAAAGACACCAAAATGGCAACGCTTACTTACGATTCACAAAAAACAAATCAAGATGAAATCTTAAAACGCATCGCTTTGGCGGGTTACGACAGCGAAAAATTCCTGGCTCCTGATACTGCTTATAATAGTCTTGCCGGTTGTTGTCAATATGACCGTGAGGCAAAAGTTGCTGTAAAAAGCGAAACTAAAACTGAAATGGGAACTATGGAAAATCACAGTCAACACGCTATGGCATCAGAATCAACAATGACCGTTCAAAAAAAGGAAAATAAATTGAATCCTGTTTTTGAAACTTATTTTTCATTGAAAGATGGTTTAGTGAAAACGGATGGTAAAATGGCTGCTGCCAAAGCGAAAGAAGTATTGAATTCCTTAACCGCTGTAAACATGAACGACTTGCCAATGGATGTTCACATGGTTTGGATGAAAGTAATGAAAGATTTAATGGCTGATGCCAAGAGTATTTCTGAAACAGAAGATATTAAAAAACAAAGAACCGTGTTTATGGGCTTGTCTAAAAACATCTATGCTTTGATAAAAGTGGCGAAGTACGAAACTCCAGTTTTTTATCAATTTTGTCCAATGGCAGATGGAGGAAAAGGAGCCAATTGGTTAAGCAAAGACAATGCAATTAAAAATCCATATTATGGTTCTCAAATGATGTCTTGTGGTAAAACGGTCGAAACCATTAAATAA
- a CDS encoding efflux RND transporter permease subunit has translation MVEKLISFSLKNRVIVLLVSACLFGWGIYSLQQNPIDAIPDLSENQVIVFTEWMGRSPQVIEDQVTYPLVSNLQDIPKVKNIRGASMFGMSFVYIIFEDGVDAYWARTRVLERLNYAQRLLPQNVVPTLGPDGTGVGHIFWYHLKANGMDLGEQRALQDWYVKFALQTVPGVAEVASFGGFEKQYQLVLDPLKMQYYNVSMMEVMNAVKANNNDVGGRKFEMSNMSYIVRGLGYIKNIKEVENIAIKNYNAVPVRVKDLGSVQMGGDLRLGIFDENGDGEVVGGIVVMRYGENADKVIKAVKLKMKEVEKGLPQGVTFKTSYDRSELIEQAVESVKGTLIEEMIVVSIIVLLFLFHWRSALIILIQLPISVAVGFILLQVFGITSNIMSLTGIALAIGVVVDDGIVMVENAYRSISEKQEEMDSNQQSTDK, from the coding sequence ATGGTAGAAAAACTCATATCATTTTCTCTGAAAAATCGAGTAATAGTATTGCTTGTTTCCGCCTGTCTATTTGGTTGGGGTATTTATAGCTTGCAACAAAATCCCATTGATGCCATACCCGATTTATCAGAAAATCAGGTTATTGTTTTTACCGAATGGATGGGAAGGAGTCCGCAGGTTATTGAAGATCAGGTAACTTATCCTTTGGTTTCTAATTTGCAAGACATTCCAAAAGTGAAGAACATTCGGGGTGCATCCATGTTTGGGATGAGTTTTGTCTATATCATTTTTGAAGATGGCGTCGATGCTTATTGGGCTAGAACCCGCGTTTTGGAAAGATTAAACTATGCGCAACGATTGTTGCCTCAAAATGTCGTGCCAACCTTAGGTCCTGATGGTACGGGTGTCGGACATATTTTTTGGTATCATTTAAAAGCCAATGGTATGGACTTGGGAGAGCAAAGAGCGCTGCAAGATTGGTATGTGAAATTTGCATTGCAAACCGTTCCCGGTGTGGCGGAAGTGGCTTCCTTTGGCGGTTTTGAAAAACAGTATCAATTGGTATTGGATCCTTTAAAAATGCAGTACTATAACGTAAGCATGATGGAAGTGATGAATGCCGTTAAGGCCAACAATAACGATGTTGGCGGACGAAAGTTTGAAATGAGCAACATGTCTTACATTGTGAGAGGATTGGGTTATATCAAAAACATAAAAGAGGTAGAAAATATTGCCATTAAAAATTACAATGCTGTTCCCGTAAGAGTAAAAGATCTTGGTTCTGTACAAATGGGAGGCGATTTGCGCTTGGGAATTTTTGACGAAAATGGCGACGGAGAAGTAGTCGGTGGAATTGTGGTCATGCGATATGGGGAAAATGCCGATAAAGTAATAAAAGCGGTGAAATTGAAAATGAAAGAAGTCGAAAAGGGACTTCCACAAGGTGTTACTTTCAAAACTTCCTATGACAGAAGCGAACTAATAGAGCAAGCAGTCGAATCCGTTAAAGGAACTTTAATCGAAGAGATGATTGTGGTATCTATTATAGTTCTTCTGTTCCTTTTTCATTGGAGAAGTGCACTAATTATCCTCATTCAGTTGCCCATATCCGTTGCTGTAGGTTTTATTTTGCTTCAAGTTTTTGGGATTACATCCAATATTATGTCATTAACGGGAATTGCACTTGCGATAGGCGTTGTGGTCGATGACGGTATTGTAATGGTCGAAAATGCATATAGAAGTATTTCAGAAAAACAAGAAGAGATGGATAGTAATCAACAATCGACTGATAAATGA
- a CDS encoding alpha/beta fold hydrolase: MLYSKIEGSGKPLLILHGFLGMSDNWKTLGAQFAADGFQVHMIDLRNHGRSLHSEEFSYEIMVQDIFDYCQANSLQNINIIGHSMGGKVAMLLATTHPELVDKLIVADIGPKFYPQHHQDILAGLNAVDFSKKPTRSEVEEIMSPHIPDFGTRQFLMKSLYWQEPGQLAFRFNLEVFNKKMEEIGVPLPPNAIFEKPTLFIRGGKSNYILDSDFENIKQHFPDASLETIPNVGHWLHAENPILFHQIASSFLK, from the coding sequence ATGCTCTACTCAAAAATAGAAGGTTCAGGCAAACCGCTTTTAATCCTCCACGGCTTTCTGGGAATGTCCGATAATTGGAAAACACTTGGAGCTCAATTTGCCGCCGATGGTTTTCAAGTTCATATGATCGATTTACGCAATCACGGACGAAGTTTACATTCGGAGGAATTTAGTTATGAAATCATGGTTCAGGATATTTTTGACTATTGTCAAGCCAATAGTTTACAAAACATCAATATCATCGGTCATTCCATGGGCGGAAAAGTGGCCATGCTTTTGGCGACAACTCATCCGGAATTAGTAGATAAATTGATTGTTGCTGATATTGGACCAAAATTTTATCCGCAACACCATCAGGATATTTTAGCGGGATTAAATGCAGTTGATTTTTCCAAAAAACCAACACGCAGTGAAGTCGAAGAAATTATGTCACCACATATTCCTGATTTTGGAACGCGACAATTTTTAATGAAAAGTTTGTATTGGCAAGAACCGGGACAACTCGCATTCCGATTTAATCTGGAAGTTTTCAATAAAAAAATGGAAGAAATAGGAGTTCCATTGCCTCCCAATGCTATTTTTGAGAAACCAACATTATTTATACGCGGCGGAAAATCTAATTATATTTTGGACAGCGATTTCGAAAATATAAAGCAGCATTTCCCTGATGCAAGTTTAGAAACGATTCCTAATGTAGGGCATTGGCTTCATGCCGAAAATCCAATTCTGTTTCATCAAATAGCAAGTTCCTTTTTAAAATAA
- a CDS encoding efflux RND transporter permease subunit → MKSFLKNVFKKEHDPLSSEEKLKIIETSSKLVGPGVFYSTIIVITSFLPVFLLTGMEGKLFSPLAWTKSFILIVDAFLAITLTPVLISYLLKGKLRPENKNPINKKLESIYTPILTFCLKWRKSLLGINILALLIGVFMFTRLGSEFMPPLDEGSILFMPVTLPDVSNSEVKRILQVQDKLIKSIPEVSHVLGKAGRANTATDNSPISMIETIVLLKPQQEWRDGKTKNDIVTEINNKLQIPGVTNGFTQPIINRINMLSTGIRTDVGIKIYGASLDTIDALSQKIKKALEGTAGVKDLYAEPITGGKYIDIIAKREAIGRYGLSIDDVNNVVEAAIGGMKLTTTIEGRERFSVNARYAQEYRNSIEALKKLQVQTMQFGPIPLETIADIQISDGPPMINSENAMLRGSVLFNVRERDLGSTVKEAQEKLNALMTRMPKGYYVEWSGQWENQIRANKTLTMILPIVLVIIFLVLYFTYHSMKEALITMITVPFALIGGIFMVYFYGINLSVAVAVGFIALFGLAIETAMLMTIYLNEAMNKMVEKYGNSNETITEAILRQYIIDGSAKRLRPKLMTVSVSLFGLIPILWATGTGADVMLPITVPLIGGTITSTIYVLLVTPVVFEMVKLRELKTKGKIEIIDAKE, encoded by the coding sequence ATGAAAAGCTTTTTAAAAAATGTATTCAAAAAAGAACACGACCCATTATCTTCGGAAGAAAAACTGAAAATAATCGAAACCTCTTCTAAATTGGTTGGCCCCGGTGTTTTTTATTCCACTATAATCGTAATTACTTCATTTTTACCGGTATTCCTTTTGACAGGTATGGAAGGTAAATTGTTTAGCCCGCTGGCCTGGACAAAATCCTTCATCCTCATTGTCGATGCGTTTTTAGCCATCACGCTTACGCCGGTTTTGATTAGTTATTTACTGAAAGGAAAACTTCGCCCAGAAAACAAAAATCCAATTAACAAAAAATTAGAAAGCATCTACACACCGATTTTAACTTTTTGTTTAAAATGGCGAAAATCATTGTTGGGAATCAATATCCTCGCATTATTAATTGGGGTTTTTATGTTTACACGCTTAGGTTCGGAATTTATGCCTCCTTTAGATGAAGGTTCCATTTTGTTCATGCCGGTAACGTTGCCTGATGTGTCAAATTCCGAAGTAAAACGAATTTTGCAGGTTCAGGATAAACTGATAAAATCGATACCGGAAGTGTCTCATGTTTTGGGAAAAGCCGGAAGAGCAAATACAGCAACCGACAATAGTCCAATAAGTATGATTGAAACGATTGTTTTGCTTAAACCGCAACAAGAATGGAGAGACGGTAAAACAAAAAATGATATTGTAACAGAAATAAACAATAAACTGCAAATACCTGGGGTAACCAATGGATTTACCCAGCCCATAATTAATCGGATCAATATGCTTTCTACCGGTATCAGAACTGATGTGGGAATAAAAATTTACGGAGCAAGTCTGGATACCATTGATGCCTTATCCCAAAAAATTAAAAAAGCACTAGAAGGTACTGCGGGTGTTAAAGATTTGTATGCCGAACCCATAACTGGCGGAAAATATATTGATATTATAGCAAAACGCGAAGCAATTGGCAGATATGGACTTTCGATTGACGATGTAAATAATGTTGTTGAAGCGGCTATTGGTGGAATGAAATTGACCACAACCATCGAAGGTAGAGAACGATTTTCAGTAAATGCCAGATATGCACAAGAATACAGAAATAGTATTGAGGCATTAAAAAAGTTGCAGGTGCAAACCATGCAATTTGGACCAATCCCATTGGAAACCATAGCAGATATACAAATAAGTGATGGACCACCGATGATCAATAGCGAAAACGCAATGCTTCGCGGCAGTGTATTGTTTAATGTTCGGGAGCGCGACTTGGGCAGTACCGTAAAAGAAGCGCAGGAAAAATTGAATGCGTTGATGACCAGAATGCCTAAAGGCTATTACGTCGAATGGAGCGGTCAATGGGAAAACCAAATTAGGGCCAACAAAACACTAACCATGATATTACCAATTGTTCTTGTTATTATTTTTCTTGTTTTATACTTTACCTATCATTCAATGAAAGAGGCCTTAATAACGATGATAACCGTACCATTTGCCTTAATTGGCGGAATATTTATGGTCTATTTTTATGGTATTAATTTATCGGTGGCGGTGGCTGTTGGCTTTATTGCACTGTTTGGACTGGCTATAGAAACAGCCATGTTAATGACCATTTATTTGAATGAAGCCATGAATAAAATGGTAGAAAAATACGGCAATAGTAATGAGACTATCACTGAGGCTATTTTACGACAGTATATTATTGATGGTTCAGCAAAAAGGTTACGACCAAAACTGATGACGGTTTCCGTTTCGTTGTTTGGTCTAATACCCATTCTTTGGGCAACAGGAACTGGTGCCGATGTGATGCTACCTATTACTGTTCCACTCATTGGAGGGACGATAACTTCAACTATTTATGTTTTATTGGTAACACCAGTTGTTTTTGAAATGGTTAAGCTACGTGAATTAAAAACAAAAGGTAAAATTGAAATTATAGATGCTAAAGAATAA
- a CDS encoding DUF3347 domain-containing protein — protein sequence MKKVFLSIVIMAVTLTACNQKVKQVEETKVEKTVATTDLYACSMHPEVTGKKGDKCSICGMELTVPVNEATTVTPNTTVETKTESTVTTTSQSSFSTSEIVANYLKIKNAFIKDDSKGAANAAKALYATFNSLDGKSLDTKMKAEYIDIKDDAKEHAEHIGSNAGNIEHQREHFAMLSKDINDLIKTFGTTQKLYQDYCPMYDQGKSGYWISEIKEIKNPYYGSQMLTCGGIKKTF from the coding sequence ATGAAAAAAGTATTCTTATCAATTGTAATTATGGCTGTAACTTTAACAGCTTGTAATCAGAAAGTCAAGCAGGTTGAAGAAACAAAAGTTGAAAAAACTGTTGCAACCACAGATTTATATGCTTGTTCTATGCATCCCGAAGTAACGGGAAAGAAAGGGGATAAATGTTCTATTTGTGGTATGGAACTAACAGTACCGGTTAATGAAGCTACAACTGTTACTCCAAATACGACTGTTGAAACAAAAACAGAATCAACTGTTACAACAACTTCCCAATCTTCATTTTCTACAAGTGAAATTGTAGCAAATTATTTGAAAATAAAAAATGCATTTATTAAGGACGATTCAAAAGGTGCGGCGAATGCAGCTAAAGCATTATATGCGACTTTCAATAGTTTAGATGGCAAGTCATTGGACACGAAAATGAAAGCGGAATACATTGATATAAAAGATGATGCTAAAGAACATGCGGAACACATTGGTAGCAATGCTGGAAATATTGAACACCAAAGAGAACATTTTGCTATGTTGAGTAAAGACATAAATGATTTGATAAAAACTTTTGGAACGACTCAAAAATTGTATCAGGATTATTGCCCAATGTATGACCAAGGGAAAAGCGGATATTGGATTAGCGAAATTAAAGAGATCAAAAATCCGTATTATGGTTCGCAAATGCTTACTTGCGGAGGAATAAAAAAAACCTTTTAA
- a CDS encoding TonB-dependent receptor plug domain-containing protein yields MLKPIVLFCLLCFSNLFAQSKVTIVGNVKSFENENLIGVSISFDANNQHYYSISDALGCFTEEIPSGLVKIAVNHFGYLEKTLSFDLKNDSIISIVLEKNVSFLKEVVISNNKKNWITNLSGGKLSFNLKELATVPTVLGTTDIIKILQLTPGVQNSGDANGYLYVRGGDPGHNTILYDGIPIYGMSHLLGVFPFYNTDHIQEVEFDKSSSNAKYGGRLSSTTLLIPNKKIPSQFTIQGNVGLLASQATLSIPISEKSGITISGRKTYIDEIVAPILNSGSKNSDVQDMKYGFVDGNLTFVTEIYKNNLLTVSAFSSADKLQIKDANLALHTSLKWSNLNISPALFTKLSSKTSMSNAVYYTRYTNELNMEQSTIQMGVSSFVEDFGFTNSVSYSVNEVPFESGLQYVYHNLQPQKIQIENLSIANNTEQNNLIKASEFAVFTTAKPKLLDNLIAELGLRISYYNSGVKSYLHFQPRVVLNYYMNRNLSFYASYNRQNQYLNLITTSSVGIPTDFWIASSDGIPAQSSNEFALGSNQTISKSITSSFGAFYRSMNNLLEYPYGVTQFNEISTLKNDLLEGKGKAYGLEMMLKRNNGKFKGWLSYTLSWSDRNFEKLNNGNTYYAKYDRRHNLSLVGTYNLNSKWNLGVTQIFSSGNRFTMPTSWYFINNNPVKEYSEYNNAQMPNYIRTDLSGNYFFIKNSKKESALNFSIYNTFNIENPIYVVLNVVVNENKDSVVVKPEKKVLYRILPSISWRFKF; encoded by the coding sequence GTGTTGAAACCAATTGTTTTGTTTTGTTTATTATGTTTTTCTAATTTGTTTGCGCAATCCAAGGTTACAATAGTTGGGAATGTGAAATCTTTTGAAAACGAAAATTTAATAGGAGTAAGTATTTCTTTTGATGCTAATAATCAGCATTACTATTCTATAAGTGATGCTTTGGGATGCTTTACTGAAGAAATTCCATCAGGATTGGTTAAAATTGCAGTTAATCATTTTGGTTACCTTGAAAAAACGTTAAGTTTTGATTTAAAAAATGACTCGATAATTTCTATTGTATTAGAAAAGAATGTTTCGTTTTTAAAAGAAGTTGTAATATCTAATAATAAGAAAAACTGGATTACAAATCTATCTGGCGGTAAATTATCATTTAATTTAAAAGAATTAGCTACAGTTCCAACAGTTCTTGGAACAACGGATATAATCAAAATTTTGCAGTTAACACCAGGAGTGCAAAATTCTGGGGATGCAAATGGTTATTTGTATGTACGAGGAGGTGATCCTGGACACAATACAATATTATATGATGGGATACCAATTTATGGAATGTCACATCTGCTGGGTGTTTTTCCTTTTTACAATACGGATCATATACAGGAAGTTGAATTTGACAAATCAAGCTCAAATGCAAAATATGGAGGACGTTTAAGTTCCACAACTTTATTGATTCCTAATAAAAAAATCCCTTCGCAATTTACAATTCAAGGAAATGTTGGTTTACTGGCTTCTCAGGCTACTTTGAGCATTCCGATTAGCGAAAAATCTGGAATTACCATATCAGGAAGGAAAACATATATTGATGAAATAGTCGCTCCTATATTAAATTCAGGTTCAAAAAATAGCGATGTCCAAGATATGAAATATGGATTCGTGGATGGTAATTTAACTTTTGTTACAGAAATTTATAAAAACAACTTGTTAACTGTTTCTGCTTTTTCAAGTGCCGATAAATTACAAATAAAAGACGCCAATTTAGCCTTACATACAAGTTTAAAATGGAGTAATTTAAATATATCTCCTGCTTTATTTACTAAATTATCTTCTAAAACAAGTATGTCGAATGCTGTCTATTATACGCGATATACAAATGAGTTAAATATGGAGCAATCAACAATTCAAATGGGCGTTTCCTCATTTGTTGAAGATTTCGGATTTACAAATTCAGTTAGTTATTCGGTTAATGAGGTTCCTTTTGAATCAGGTTTGCAATATGTTTATCATAATTTACAACCACAAAAAATCCAAATTGAAAATTTAAGCATTGCCAATAATACAGAACAAAATAATTTAATTAAAGCTAGCGAATTTGCTGTTTTTACAACTGCAAAACCAAAATTACTTGATAATTTAATTGCAGAATTAGGTTTAAGGATTAGCTATTATAATTCGGGGGTAAAATCATATTTGCATTTTCAACCTCGTGTTGTTCTGAATTATTATATGAATAGAAATCTTTCTTTTTATGCTTCTTATAATAGACAAAATCAATATTTAAATTTAATCACAACTTCAAGTGTAGGGATTCCTACCGATTTTTGGATTGCAAGTTCAGATGGTATCCCCGCGCAATCCTCCAATGAATTTGCTTTAGGTTCAAATCAAACTATCTCTAAAAGCATTACATCTTCATTTGGCGCATTTTATCGTTCAATGAATAATTTACTGGAATATCCGTACGGAGTTACACAGTTTAATGAAATTTCCACATTGAAAAATGATTTGTTGGAAGGGAAGGGAAAAGCATACGGATTAGAAATGATGCTGAAAAGAAATAATGGTAAGTTTAAAGGATGGCTAAGCTACACTTTGAGTTGGTCTGACAGAAACTTTGAAAAGCTCAATAATGGAAATACTTATTATGCTAAATACGATAGACGCCATAATTTATCATTGGTTGGAACGTATAATTTAAATTCAAAATGGAATTTGGGTGTCACTCAGATTTTTAGTTCAGGAAATCGTTTTACAATGCCTACATCATGGTATTTTATAAATAACAATCCTGTCAAAGAATATTCGGAGTATAATAATGCCCAAATGCCAAATTATATTCGAACAGATCTTTCTGGTAATTATTTTTTTATAAAAAACTCTAAAAAAGAAAGTGCACTGAATTTTTCTATTTACAATACTTTCAATATCGAAAACCCTATTTATGTTGTTTTGAATGTGGTTGTCAATGAAAATAAAGATAGTGTAGTTGTTAAGCCTGAAAAGAAGGTTTTGTATAGAATACTTCCTTCCATAAGTTGGAGATTTAAATTTTAG
- a CDS encoding phage holin family protein, producing the protein MNLLLRILITSGLVLLIAHFMPGVHVDNFTTALIVAIVLGLLNIFIKPILVLLTLPVTIVTLGLFLLVINAVIILLCTNIVGGFHVDSFWTALIFSIVLSLLQSIMNGILGEGK; encoded by the coding sequence ATGAATTTATTACTCAGAATCCTTATTACATCCGGTTTAGTATTGCTAATTGCCCACTTTATGCCAGGAGTCCATGTGGATAATTTTACTACAGCTTTAATCGTGGCGATAGTTCTTGGTTTGCTTAACATATTTATCAAGCCTATATTGGTGCTACTGACTTTGCCAGTTACTATTGTTACATTAGGATTGTTTTTACTAGTGATAAATGCGGTAATTATTTTGTTGTGTACTAATATAGTAGGCGGATTTCATGTTGATTCATTTTGGACTGCCTTAATCTTTAGTATTGTATTGTCACTATTACAATCTATAATGAATGGTATATTGGGAGAAGGAAAGTAA
- a CDS encoding DUF4249 domain-containing protein — MKKYSLFLLMIIACSCNNDRFSDGIKLESKLAVEGWIEEGDVPQVILSSTIPINDVVDSTNVLEHVIRSARITVSDGETVEVLRVKNDDNRVPPFVYFGKEIIGKAGKTYTLKIEYLNRVVVATTSIPKTVAIATAEYVKKNATDTTGYVFINFDDPINEKNYYQVATRIDGQEPIFVPAFYGNLDDEKFKSHSISMQVNRGVLLFPKTKFKPYFTDGDLIFVKLRTMNKEAFDFWNSWQDEIVNSRNPIYPSNTSLESNIKGGVGIWAGYGQNTILVKTPPKK; from the coding sequence ATGAAAAAGTATAGTTTATTTCTTTTGATGATTATTGCGTGTAGTTGCAACAATGACAGGTTTAGTGATGGAATTAAGTTGGAATCAAAATTAGCGGTAGAAGGCTGGATTGAAGAAGGAGATGTTCCGCAGGTAATATTGTCCAGTACGATACCAATAAATGATGTTGTTGATTCTACAAATGTTTTGGAGCACGTGATACGTTCGGCAAGAATAACGGTTTCTGATGGAGAAACGGTGGAAGTTTTACGTGTTAAAAATGATGATAATAGAGTTCCGCCGTTTGTGTATTTTGGAAAAGAAATAATCGGGAAAGCAGGGAAGACTTATACCTTGAAAATTGAGTATTTAAATAGAGTAGTAGTAGCCACGACAAGTATTCCTAAAACAGTAGCAATTGCAACGGCAGAATATGTAAAAAAGAATGCCACGGATACTACCGGATATGTTTTTATAAATTTTGATGATCCTATAAATGAAAAGAATTATTATCAGGTTGCAACAAGAATAGATGGACAAGAACCTATTTTTGTTCCTGCTTTTTATGGTAATCTAGATGATGAAAAATTTAAATCTCACTCAATTTCAATGCAGGTAAATAGAGGAGTATTACTTTTTCCTAAAACTAAATTTAAACCCTATTTTACCGATGGTGATTTAATTTTTGTAAAATTAAGAACCATGAATAAAGAAGCATTTGATTTTTGGAATAGTTGGCAGGATGAAATTGTAAATAGCAGAAATCCTATTTATCCATCCAATACAAGTCTGGAATCAAATATAAAAGGCGGGGTTGGCATTTGGGCTGGCTACGGTCAAAACACTATATTAGTTAAAACACCTCCAAAAAAATAG